Part of the Triticum aestivum cultivar Chinese Spring chromosome 4D, IWGSC CS RefSeq v2.1, whole genome shotgun sequence genome is shown below.
TAGTGCTAATTTCTCCCTTTTTAGAATGGCTCTAGTGGCTACATTTATGTCAAGTCTGGTCACTTGGGCCGTTGTACCTTTTGATTATGGTATGGTATTGTCAGATCCGAACATAGGGCTACTTTATTTGTTTGCCATATCTTCGCTAGGTGTTTATGGAATAATTATAGCAGGTTGGTCTAGTAAGACGAGGGGCGGCCGTTCGGTCGCCTATGATATACGGACCAATTGGTCAAAAATGGGTTTGTGCCGCAGGTGTTGAACGATCTACTCTACGCAGGTGTGGGCTTACAGGGCTAGGGCTCATAAACCCTTTCTTTCATTCATCAAGGGGTCGGTCACTTTTCCGGGCCGGGATCGAGAAGTGGAAGTCATAAAAAAGAGATGTTTCTCTTCGCACCTCATATCAAGAGGAAAGGTAGCTTGTCAAGCTGGTCTCACTATTGGAAATTCTAGCTTTTTTTTCACCGGCTCTTCTTCTTTGTCAACGCTACTAAGGACCTGACGGTTCGCCTACTTGATGGATGAAAGAACATGAGAAAGGGTTCTAAAATAAAAGGCTAGAAAGTCTACTACAGTACAGTCAAAGTCAGCGGCTGAGTTTGCCTAGCCTCGCCTACTCATTTTTGTAGGCGAGCGAGTTAGCGAAGAGGCTTAGGGACAAGAGAGTGTCGGTGCGTACGTAGCCTTCATTCTACTACGCTACACAAAGTCACTTAGCTCGACGTTAATTAAGAGAGTAAAGGAGGAATACCCTACATAGAAGAACCACAGTTCTCTTACAAAGGTATAACCTTTAGCTCCTCGGGGCTAAGCTGCTTCGCACCACTGATAGTTAATTAAGATTCCATTTCAAAGGCGCTACTTTGTTTCGCAAGCCTTTGTCATTGTCAGTCAACTAAGGTTGGCCCTCGGCCCCCTGCGAATCCGTAAATCAGAGAGCATGCCGCAAAAAAAAGGATGGTCCCCTATGCATTTCATTCTTTCCGGAATGCAAAGAATTAAAGTACCTGACCCCCCATCACGGTGAACCTCTCCTTGTGATCGGGATGAGGTAGATGCCTCCCAGCCGGGGGGCGGATCGAATCGGAGTTTCCTTAGGTAGCCACCGACCTACAGTTCTCCTTAAACTTCTGTGCTTGGTGGAAAAGAAGCGAACAAAGGTACGCTCGCTTGCGGTCTTGTTCTCTGCCGCGGACTGGGAACGCTCGCCAGCTAGGCCCTCTAGAAAAAAGTTGGAGCAACATTGTATGAGAACATATTACCCATCTTCGGGGACAAGGGGCGGAACGACCTCTCGATCTACTTACTGCAGCCCAGGACGGGCGTCGTCGTCTAGGCGTGACTTCTTGTTTTGATCTCCCCTACGCCTAGGACGTTGTCTGGGCCAAGAGCCATAGTTAGTTGCTGTTTCCATTTGGTTCTTCTTTCTCATTGTTGATACCGGCAAGACCCAGCCAGATGATGATGTCTGCTGGTTGGTAGTGAGAGGACTCTTAGTACCCGCAAAAAAAGGGCGCTGGTGAAAGAAAACAATCATTTGATTTAGTTTCTTGCTCTCCCTTAGCAGCGGGAAAGGAGTCTGTCTATCTGCCTAGCTTTGGTAGATTTCCCCCAACGCAATTCAAAAACGGAAATTCCACGAATCCCTGAGGTGGATAAGTCCGACGACTCAGCAGCAGTGCGGAATTGAGTTTCTGGTCCGGTGGATCTGATCTATAGTTAGGGGGCAATACATACCAAAAGGTTCGAAGAAGGAAGGCGCAGTATATAACCAACCCACCCATAGCCGGTCTAACTGCTGAGAGAGAAAAGTGCTTTTGTTTCCCTAAGAGTCCTCGAGTACACACAACTATTGCGGATCCTTTGCGAGATCAGGATTTTTGATTCATAATTTAGAATCAATCCATGTTAGGTCAACATCGAGACAGAGCATCTCAGTTGGCTCTGTCAAGGAAGTGAAACAGGCATTCCTAGGTTGAGGTTACCATTGGATTGACCCTCAGTCAGGCCTCCGATTCCAAGGAGTTGATTCAGCAAGTTCCCCGCGCTACCCCGCGGGAAGTCTAATCGGATCAATCGGTGGTTCCGTAATGAGTAGTCGAATACACATTGAGGGGGCCTTGCCTCCTCCTTCCCGCCCACACCTTCATTCTTTTCCTCCTCTGATCTTAGAAAGCATACTAAACTTCACTCCAATCTTTCTCCATTAGCAACAAGAGCAGCTCTATCTATCGGCCCTTGATGAGTAAGCTTAGCTATACCGCTTAGGTTGCAAAGCAGCAAGCTCCCTTCTAATGCGTTATTGCTTGGAGCCTTCTCGCTTAGTAAGCCGCCTTCGGCCCTTCCTCCTTCTTACTCTGTTTGGTATTCGCTCGCGGGTTTGTTTCCAGGTTCTTTCGTTCTTGGTTGGCTCTCTCTATTGTTGTTTGTAGATCGTGCGTCCTGCGCATTGATCCGGCAGCGAGACCCGCCCTGGTTGTAAAGCGAAGCGAGCCGTCCTTCCTTTCATTCGTTGCTTTGTCTTCGGTTTGTTTTTAAACTCGACCTTCTATCGGGACTGTGGTGATGAACCTTACTCCCCTCGGTCAAGTGGTTGACCCGTCTGTCCAATAAGTTTACTAAGTGAATGGGAATCCTATAGTTTGACCAGCCTGGGAAGAGTAGTCAGAGGCAATTCGCTAATATGGAGCTGTTTATATCGGCTTTCTTTCCTAACTAACAGGAAAAGAGAGACATGCGAGTTCGACTCTCGTTCTATCCATGTTCAGCAGTCCCTTTCCATCTTGGTACTGTTGATGGCAGTACCGCTCAACTACGAGATGCTTGAAAGTCGATGTATCAATAATGTTCCCAAGAGTAGCATCGAGCCTCGAAACGGCAAGCCATGCTTCAAGCTAAGTCAGTATGGATCTAATTGATTGCTAAACTGAAGGAACGATCTCTGTCGAAGATTCTCATTCTAAAGCAGGTGCCTAGCTCTGGAAGGATGGACGGGATCATACCTATTTGAATTGAAGAACATTCTGTAACACTTGTTTTTGAGTGGGGAAGGAAAATAAGCACACAAGCGAACAACCATCTAACCGTCAGTCCGAACTCCCAGGATCAGTCCATCAGTAAGAAAAAGCTTCCGTTTCCGTCATTCAGCAGTGGAATGGAATAGTTCGATGGTATTGATCGTCCAACCATTGATTGGAATGTCTATCGTGATAAACCATGTAATTCTATAAGCTAAGCAGATGAGGCAACAAAGAACCTAACCGTCCTCTCTGATTGACTTCATCAGAAGATTCCTATGGTCTGGTTTACCTTTCTTCTTTCCTTGCAACCTTGGATCGATATGGTTCATTCCTGGGCTATGCTCTTTCAACGGTTGACAGAAGAGGGGGACGGGCAAGGATGATCAGACTGCTTGGTTCGGTTCGTCAGAGGTATTAAAAAAACCTTCTTTTTGGTCTTTTCTTTCTTGCCGCCACTTTAACAGGTGCCGCTGCAACGAGAGCGTAAGTTGCGGAGTTTTTTCTGGATTATATTTTTTTGGTGCGCTCTTCCTTTTTTTGGATAGAAAGAAGGGTTCAGTGGGAGGGCAAGGGGTAGTTAAGTTTTAGGTTGGCTCTTGTTTTTTACAGACTTTCTTTTTGGTGTAATTTAATAAAGAAGTAGCAAttgttcatttcatttcatttttttgcaTTGGTAGTTCTTTTTCATTTGAAAGGGCAAAGGGGGGAAGGCAAAGGATTGACCCTCAGGGATCATATTACTCAAGAAGACTTGGGGGAAAATAGCAGGATTGGAAAAGTTCGAAAAGATTGAGGAAGACAAATCCATTGTCGAATCCTGCAGAGTGATAACATCGAGTAGTGGGGGCTGGCTTCCACCCCTGAGAGAGCTTGATTTACCAGAAATCCCGCCGAGTCCTAGTGGGCCTAGATTCCGCGATAAGTTCCGAGAAATGGAGGAAATGATGCATTCAAAGTTTGCAGAATTGCAAGAAAGAAAaaatccttgaaagaaaaaccaaacaagacCAGATGTTCCGTATTGTTATCGGGAACGAGACTAAATGTTCGGCCTTAATGAGATGGACCTTGATTCCTCTCTGGCCAGGAAAAGATGCGGCTCCTCTTTGTTCTACTACCTTCATCCTCGGGTGAAGCCGGTTGGCTCACCAAACAAGATATATACTGTGATATCATTGGTAACCATGCCTAACGGTCGGTCATCTAAGCTATCGGCCAAGGCAAGTGAGAGCTGTTCAAGAGTTGGGGGCATATCTTTAGCTCGAGCAGCATCCGCTCCCGAAATGTGAGTTAAGcttcaaaaaaagaagaagagctaCGAGTGGAACAGCTTCTTCTATTCCTTGTTGGCCTCCAGCTCCTTCTGTCCCTCAATCCTCTTCTCTGCCCTTTTTTTACTATTATGCGTGGCATGCCCCCTGTTCGTATCTTAACAGGGCAACCTTCTCTTGCAAACAATCCCTTCATCGCTAACACCGGTAATGCCCCATCCCTTTAATACTACCTTCGAGGAATTTCTCTCGCGTCCCTGTAGTGATAACAGCGCATTCTCTAACAGCTTTGAAGCCGAGGCAGCCATCCTCTTGCCAATCCTAAACAAAGGAAAGAAAAGCCCTACCCGCCTTCATTGGTTGAGTAAGGGGCATTTACCTATCAGTCCTAGTCCTAAGGCGCAATCGGAGCACTAAGCCCAATTACAGCT
Proteins encoded:
- the LOC123099778 gene encoding NADH-ubiquinone oxidoreductase chain 1-like, which gives rise to MAFVQRRKGLDVVGSFGLLQPLADGLKLILKEPISPSSANFSLFRMALVATFMSSLVTWAVVPFDYGMVLSDPNIGLLYLFAISSLGVYGIIIAGWSSKTRGGRSVAYDIRTNWSKMGLCRRC